A single genomic interval of Stieleria maiorica harbors:
- a CDS encoding KpsF/GutQ family sugar-phosphate isomerase: MSAALPLPPDRTPKPPGGGGSKAPQTPLERLRTIRETISREAAALMRTAETIGPSAVEAAELTAACSGNVVVTGVGKAGLVGKKLVATLASTGTPAHFLHPTEAVHGDFGRVKPDDLVWAFSNSGRSEEVTQIASQLRRQGAGLISFTADADNPLAAASTCSVVYGRHAEACPHGLAPTSSTAVMMAVGDAVALLASQLREFTARDFAKFHPGGALGRKLANVGQLMRPLACCRVAKQSITIRQCMVSCSISGRRSGAVMLTNDDGQLTGIFTDSDLARLLESRCEEALDGPIEAKMTLDPHCVAAKTLLSDAIGLLSELRISELPVVDSDRRPVGMLDITDLIALGEITPESDTLSLPSTIPFRG; encoded by the coding sequence GTGTCTGCTGCATTGCCGCTGCCGCCAGATCGCACCCCGAAGCCGCCGGGCGGCGGCGGGTCAAAAGCCCCTCAGACGCCCTTGGAGCGGCTGCGGACGATCCGTGAAACCATTTCCAGAGAAGCCGCCGCGCTGATGCGGACCGCCGAAACGATCGGACCGTCGGCGGTCGAGGCGGCGGAATTGACGGCAGCCTGCAGCGGAAACGTCGTCGTGACCGGAGTCGGCAAAGCAGGCTTGGTCGGCAAGAAACTCGTCGCGACCCTCGCCAGCACGGGAACACCGGCCCACTTTCTACACCCGACCGAAGCCGTCCACGGCGACTTCGGCCGCGTCAAACCCGATGACTTGGTCTGGGCGTTTTCCAATTCAGGCCGCAGCGAAGAAGTGACGCAGATCGCGTCCCAGTTGCGTCGACAGGGAGCGGGGCTGATTTCGTTCACCGCCGACGCGGACAATCCGCTCGCAGCCGCATCGACCTGCAGCGTCGTTTACGGGCGTCATGCCGAAGCCTGTCCGCATGGGCTGGCACCGACCAGCAGCACGGCGGTGATGATGGCGGTCGGCGATGCGGTGGCGTTGTTGGCGAGTCAATTGCGAGAGTTCACCGCACGCGATTTCGCCAAGTTTCATCCCGGCGGCGCGCTCGGCCGAAAACTAGCCAACGTCGGCCAACTGATGCGACCGCTCGCTTGCTGCCGCGTCGCCAAACAGTCGATCACGATTCGCCAGTGCATGGTTTCCTGTTCGATTTCCGGACGTCGCAGCGGTGCCGTCATGCTGACCAATGACGACGGCCAACTGACGGGGATCTTTACCGACAGCGATCTGGCCAGGCTTCTGGAATCCCGCTGCGAAGAAGCCTTGGACGGTCCGATTGAGGCAAAAATGACTCTCGATCCGCATTGTGTCGCAGCCAAAACGCTGCTCAGCGACGCGATCGGCCTGCTCAGCGAGCTTCGTATCAGCGAGTTGCCCGTCGTCGATTCGGACCGTCGTCCGGTCGGGATGCTCGACATCACCGATCTGATCGCGCTGGGCGAGATCACGCCCGAGTCCGACACCTTGTCGTTGCCGTCGACGATTCCTTTTCGCGGCTAA
- a CDS encoding WD40 repeat domain-containing protein, with the protein MAENRTRTSSSNPSLRGPFRSVISIDFSADGTLMASAGDDGWVIVWEIASCNLLREYNHEGTNTWSSFWSRWTLQPTFSMRAHSAHIHSVAFSPDDRQLASGSWDHTAKLWSLESHSGKRGVDGIDQPLPHRSREAAAGETNP; encoded by the coding sequence TTGGCTGAAAACCGCACAAGAACTTCAAGTTCCAATCCCTCCCTACGTGGACCATTTCGATCTGTCATTTCAATTGACTTCTCGGCAGATGGCACACTGATGGCATCCGCTGGCGACGATGGTTGGGTCATCGTCTGGGAAATCGCGAGTTGCAACTTGCTCCGCGAATACAACCATGAGGGAACCAACACTTGGTCGTCTTTTTGGTCGCGTTGGACACTTCAGCCAACGTTCTCCATGAGAGCTCATTCGGCACACATTCACAGCGTGGCTTTCTCTCCCGATGATCGACAACTTGCTTCTGGCAGCTGGGACCACACCGCAAAGCTCTGGTCTTTGGAATCGCATTCTGGCAAACGGGGAGTCGACGGCATCGATCAACCGCTTCCACACCGAAGCCGAGAAGCAGCAGCTGGCGAAACCAATCCGTAG
- a CDS encoding response regulator transcription factor yields MTDEIAPVYNAATIGADSILLVDDTLILRDRLAMALRQRGFRVQTAGSYDEAVEVYHHSPTDLAVLDLRMPGRSGLDLLRKLLQMNPDVRIIMLSGFGSIPASIDAVRAGAVNFLSKPADADDILAAFARGDEPSVPTGEVSFPAPSLARNEWEHIHRVLSDCGGNISEAARRLGIHRRSLQRKLRKRAPEDPASPEVVEDDDLD; encoded by the coding sequence ATGACAGATGAAATTGCCCCCGTTTACAACGCCGCAACGATCGGCGCGGACAGTATCCTACTCGTCGATGACACGCTGATCCTGCGTGATCGGCTGGCGATGGCGTTGCGGCAACGCGGCTTTCGCGTGCAAACCGCCGGCAGCTATGACGAAGCGGTCGAGGTCTACCATCATTCGCCGACCGACTTAGCGGTGTTGGACCTGAGAATGCCGGGGCGTTCGGGATTGGATCTGCTCCGCAAATTGCTGCAGATGAACCCCGACGTTCGAATCATCATGCTGTCCGGTTTCGGCAGCATCCCCGCTTCGATTGACGCGGTTCGCGCCGGTGCCGTCAATTTTCTCAGCAAGCCTGCCGACGCGGACGACATCTTGGCGGCATTCGCCCGCGGCGATGAACCTTCGGTGCCGACCGGTGAGGTCAGTTTTCCCGCCCCGTCGCTGGCTCGAAACGAGTGGGAGCATATCCACCGGGTGCTGTCGGATTGCGGCGGCAACATCAGCGAGGCGGCGCGTCGATTGGGAATTCACCGGCGGTCGTTGCAACGCAAGCTGCGTAAGCGTGCCCCGGAAGATCCGGCCAGCCCGGAAGTTGTCGAAGACGACGATTTGGATTGA
- a CDS encoding KdsC family phosphatase, producing the protein MPDSSASDHSLAQPIRCILSDVDGVMTDGRIIYDSAGAETKQFHVRDGLGIKRWMRAGFPFGIITARNSPMVERRAVELGISHVSQGSGDKLQRALEVLPTWGCDLSSVCYIGDDLPDLPVMKRVGLAVAPADAAADVQEAAHWILRAPGGHGAVREAIERLLRAKQLWSAAEDA; encoded by the coding sequence ATGCCAGACTCCTCTGCCAGCGACCATTCGCTCGCCCAGCCGATCCGCTGCATCCTGTCGGACGTGGACGGAGTGATGACCGATGGACGAATCATCTATGACTCGGCCGGTGCAGAAACCAAACAGTTTCATGTCCGCGACGGTTTGGGCATCAAACGTTGGATGCGAGCCGGGTTCCCGTTCGGAATCATCACGGCCCGCAACAGTCCCATGGTCGAGCGTCGTGCGGTGGAGTTGGGCATCAGTCATGTCAGCCAAGGCAGCGGAGACAAATTGCAGCGTGCGTTGGAAGTTCTGCCGACCTGGGGCTGCGACCTTTCGTCGGTGTGTTACATCGGTGACGATCTGCCCGATCTGCCCGTCATGAAGCGAGTCGGATTGGCGGTCGCCCCGGCCGACGCGGCAGCCGATGTGCAAGAGGCGGCGCACTGGATCCTACGCGCCCCCGGCGGCCACGGTGCCGTACGAGAAGCGATCGAACGATTGTTGCGTGCCAAGCAACTTTGGTCGGCGGCGGAGGACGCGTGA
- a CDS encoding redoxin domain-containing protein has translation MPISVKAVAVVVFLSVLPCAASAQTPPPETQPVLLQMVRDDAVHQELDLSEDQIRQVFAALEPIDGPWFRARILPAQERIEAISQLTDQLNDALTRFLDSKQLERLDQLQNQALGTRMIVRDKTATALGLSQQERDALYRVFTETDEAVADVQKQLQSQQLTSAEAAKIINTAKADEKKAVVDALTNQQKRTLSALTGPSFDFSAVKRIYPSAPELTDDGATWLQGSPIQLGDLKGKVVAVHFYAFQCINCRRNLPHYNGWHTDYADDGLVVIGIQTPETPAERSSERVAAAIKTEQIEYPVLMDAASANWKQWSNTMWPTVYLIDKKGFLRRWWQGEMNWKGTPGEQQMRETIEELLAEL, from the coding sequence ATGCCCATCTCCGTCAAAGCTGTCGCTGTCGTCGTGTTCCTCAGCGTTCTGCCGTGCGCTGCGTCCGCCCAGACTCCGCCGCCGGAGACGCAACCGGTACTGTTGCAGATGGTGCGCGACGATGCGGTTCATCAGGAGTTGGACTTGTCGGAAGATCAGATCCGCCAAGTCTTCGCCGCCCTGGAGCCGATCGATGGGCCATGGTTCCGCGCCCGTATTCTTCCGGCTCAAGAGAGGATCGAGGCAATCAGCCAATTGACCGATCAACTCAACGATGCTTTGACCAGATTCCTGGATTCAAAACAACTGGAGCGATTGGACCAGCTGCAAAATCAGGCTCTCGGAACACGGATGATCGTGCGTGACAAAACCGCCACGGCTTTGGGATTGTCACAGCAAGAACGCGACGCGTTGTACAGAGTTTTCACAGAAACAGACGAAGCAGTCGCCGACGTCCAGAAACAGCTGCAAAGCCAACAGTTGACCAGCGCCGAAGCCGCGAAAATAATTAATACGGCCAAAGCGGACGAGAAGAAGGCGGTCGTCGACGCATTGACCAATCAGCAAAAACGAACCCTCAGCGCGCTGACCGGACCGTCGTTTGATTTTTCCGCCGTCAAACGCATCTATCCCTCGGCACCCGAATTGACCGACGATGGAGCGACCTGGTTGCAGGGTTCGCCGATCCAATTGGGGGATTTAAAAGGCAAGGTCGTCGCAGTGCACTTCTACGCCTTCCAGTGCATTAACTGTCGACGCAACCTGCCGCATTACAACGGCTGGCACACCGACTATGCCGACGACGGCTTGGTCGTGATCGGGATTCAAACCCCCGAAACCCCTGCTGAACGCTCGTCCGAACGCGTCGCGGCCGCAATCAAAACCGAACAGATCGAGTACCCGGTACTGATGGACGCGGCGTCGGCGAACTGGAAACAATGGTCCAACACGATGTGGCCGACCGTCTACCTGATCGACAAAAAGGGCTTTTTGCGCCGTTGGTGGCAGGGCGAAATGAACTGGAAAGGCACGCCGGGGGAACAGCAGATGCGTGAGACGATCGAGGAATTGCTAGCGGAACTCTGA
- a CDS encoding serine/threonine-protein kinase — MNTLVPDHRTLAGRDMNEQPIDASDDVAAPNSGHPVASPDGSKVSRMKCQGRKNGPGFAAKFFRSCQSNSPGKTRESAQGRPQNPDDGAGNGARMQTAFTETSLGSPPENRSMSFTFSPGSQPLPPYTIRRGVGVGGFGEVYFAVSQAGKEVALKRIQRNLEIELRGVSQCLNLKHPNLVSLYDICRDTDGGSWVVMEYVSGANLRDVLDRNPDGLPEAEARRWFAGIAAGVAHLHSAGLVHRDLKPGNIFDDLGIVKVGDYGLSKYISSSQRGGHTESVGTFHYMAPEIGRGKYGREIDVYAMGVMLYELLTGRVPFDGESCHEIIVKHLTALPDLTGVASPYRETILAALDKDPAKRPATIAELVAPLGLSVADAVAIPTLVSEPSSEPVHAVTRSEAHPVNPGVSQQPPQSEPALVDPVVGLAYPEASPAPIAADEPLLRAIRTSAHDLRRWWKSLEQSPRSRFWIGAFLAFVLFINTHWLLPALSILGAFYVPYYIIRQMVLHSSEQPSYAKAHRIASQAGSPARPRTRQEWRSEVRHLLRAKHNLVRLAELNTSWIASSLTVLTMAVAAGVIGLRSGDVSAVDVAPYFWMGLVVLVGAQGILGLGKLWERDEGEGLPRRLVLAGVGAGVGLFAYALNEFFLLPLLPGGSELLGDELPQALYREDSTIRAAGMMAHFALLFGGIRWWKSVDPLRRTRLSLWSVAVVCVAAWGVHQLIPVPQPVGLLVAGGLAMATQMSAPWINPRMFAANPWPKRNRPTPRHLREANV; from the coding sequence ATGAACACTCTCGTCCCCGATCACCGCACCCTCGCTGGCCGAGACATGAATGAACAACCGATTGACGCGTCTGACGATGTTGCCGCCCCGAACAGCGGGCATCCGGTCGCATCACCCGACGGCAGCAAGGTGAGCCGAATGAAGTGCCAGGGACGAAAAAACGGACCCGGATTTGCGGCAAAGTTCTTCCGGTCCTGTCAATCGAATTCGCCCGGCAAAACACGGGAATCGGCTCAGGGACGCCCCCAAAATCCGGATGACGGAGCGGGGAATGGGGCTAGAATGCAAACTGCGTTCACCGAAACCTCACTCGGATCGCCGCCCGAAAACCGATCGATGTCCTTTACGTTTTCCCCAGGATCGCAACCGCTGCCGCCGTACACGATACGGCGTGGGGTCGGCGTGGGTGGATTCGGCGAAGTCTATTTCGCTGTCAGCCAGGCGGGCAAGGAAGTCGCACTCAAGCGAATTCAACGTAACCTGGAGATCGAACTGCGTGGTGTGTCGCAGTGTTTGAATCTGAAACACCCCAACCTGGTTTCGCTGTACGACATTTGCCGTGACACCGACGGCGGATCCTGGGTGGTGATGGAATACGTTTCGGGGGCGAACCTGCGTGACGTGTTGGATCGCAACCCGGACGGATTGCCTGAGGCCGAAGCGCGACGCTGGTTCGCCGGGATCGCCGCGGGCGTGGCACACTTGCATAGCGCGGGGCTGGTGCACCGCGACTTAAAGCCCGGCAATATTTTCGACGATCTGGGCATTGTGAAGGTCGGCGACTATGGGCTCAGCAAGTACATCTCGTCCTCCCAGCGGGGCGGCCACACCGAAAGCGTGGGGACGTTTCACTACATGGCCCCGGAGATCGGACGCGGCAAATACGGGCGCGAGATCGACGTTTATGCGATGGGGGTCATGCTGTACGAACTGTTGACCGGACGGGTGCCGTTTGACGGCGAGAGCTGTCACGAGATCATCGTCAAGCACCTGACCGCACTGCCCGATTTGACCGGCGTCGCGTCGCCGTATCGCGAGACCATCCTGGCGGCCTTGGACAAAGACCCGGCCAAACGACCGGCGACGATTGCCGAACTGGTGGCTCCGTTGGGCCTGTCGGTCGCCGACGCCGTCGCGATCCCGACGTTGGTGAGTGAACCGTCCAGTGAACCCGTTCATGCGGTGACTCGCTCGGAAGCACATCCGGTGAACCCCGGCGTGTCGCAGCAGCCACCGCAGTCGGAACCTGCGTTGGTTGATCCCGTCGTCGGCTTGGCCTATCCAGAAGCTTCACCGGCCCCGATCGCCGCCGATGAACCGCTGCTGCGGGCGATTCGCACGTCGGCGCATGATCTGCGTCGCTGGTGGAAGTCGCTGGAACAATCACCGCGGTCGCGGTTCTGGATCGGTGCCTTTCTGGCGTTCGTGTTGTTCATCAACACGCACTGGTTATTGCCGGCGTTGTCGATCCTGGGGGCGTTCTACGTTCCCTATTACATCATTCGGCAGATGGTGCTGCATTCGAGCGAACAACCCAGCTATGCCAAGGCCCACCGGATTGCATCGCAAGCCGGGTCGCCCGCGCGTCCGCGGACCCGCCAAGAATGGCGAAGCGAAGTGCGGCACTTGCTACGCGCCAAGCACAATCTGGTACGGCTGGCGGAATTGAATACGTCCTGGATCGCATCGTCGTTGACGGTGTTGACCATGGCCGTTGCCGCCGGCGTGATCGGACTTCGCAGCGGCGACGTCAGCGCGGTGGACGTCGCGCCCTACTTCTGGATGGGATTGGTCGTGCTGGTCGGTGCACAGGGGATCTTGGGGTTGGGGAAACTGTGGGAACGCGATGAAGGCGAAGGCTTGCCGCGACGTTTGGTGTTGGCGGGCGTCGGTGCCGGCGTCGGCTTGTTCGCCTATGCGTTGAACGAGTTCTTTCTGTTGCCGCTGTTGCCCGGCGGCAGCGAACTATTGGGCGATGAACTGCCACAAGCGCTCTACCGCGAAGATTCGACCATCCGTGCGGCGGGCATGATGGCCCACTTCGCGTTGCTCTTTGGCGGCATCCGCTGGTGGAAGTCCGTCGATCCGCTGCGACGCACGCGGTTGAGTTTGTGGAGCGTGGCGGTCGTGTGCGTGGCGGCTTGGGGCGTCCATCAGTTGATTCCGGTGCCACAACCGGTGGGGCTGTTGGTTGCCGGCGGACTGGCCATGGCCACTCAAATGTCGGCTCCTTGGATCAATCCGCGGATGTTTGCCGCGAACCCCTGGCCGAAACGCAATCGCCCCACACCACGCCATCTTCGGGAGGCCAACGTATGA